In Felis catus isolate Fca126 chromosome E1, F.catus_Fca126_mat1.0, whole genome shotgun sequence, the following proteins share a genomic window:
- the LOC102899307 gene encoding uncharacterized protein LOC102899307 isoform X2, with product MGVSGGITFEADAGPPSSVVPFHGSGPSLHPGGIVTRSPESSRPSGGVAVLGSGPNQHPGEVANLGTGSGPYPSGLHGPFPETRVSGTYRLGSEGSGAYNSGRSPRSKSTCLHSHKPCEDRPRSILKSNGSVLMQKSAIAEKNKSQRWNEMNILVTYHPADKDYGFMKVDEPSTPYHRLQDSDKDLPGASSPSVTPKVLAKRLAKMDNLYPKVLQYGDTRSLGAPDHFSKTHSSDFINRRKTHYDEGKVFETQKSFSFNDNKHNNKAGRANTGSGGRGMMLDPEPRPVERGRTGGLARGVSDEIDLVTGNHIREAKGGHKTQMDSDDSADPPAFRNQCRASAIIRSGQESGLRQGKEYYIKGRYLRSSPHPELEEDTEDEHEEQDSSANLSWVIENPISTEVRLLGHPGSPVQDHKATKDRLKVTVTKSEPDETLRLQWTQEGEANRWKM from the exons ATGGGTGTGTCCGGAGGAATCACGTTCGAGGCAGACGCCGGGCCGCCCTCCAGCGTAGTCCCGTTTCACGGTTCTGGGCCCTCCCTGCACCCCGGGGGAATCGTAACTCGCAGTCCTGAATCTAGCCGGCCGTCCGGGGGCGTAGCAGTCCTCGGTTCCGGACCCAACCAGCACCCTGGGGAGGTTGCGAACCTCGGCACTGGGTCCGGCCCGTACCCAAGCGGATTACATGGCCCCTTCCCTGAAACTAGAGTATCCGGGACCTACAGGCTCGGGTCCGAGGGGTCTGGGGCGTACAACTCCGGACGCAGTCCGCGCTCCAAGTCAACTTGCTTGCACTCCCACAAACCTTGTGAGGACCGGCCCCGGAGCATCCTAAAAAGCAACGGCTCCGTCTTGATGCAGAAATCCGCCATTGCGGAGAA GAACAAGTCTCAGCGGTGGAACGAAATGAATATCCTAGTCACCTACCACCCTGCTGACAAGGACTATGGATTTATGAAGGTGGATGAACCCAGCACTCCCTACCACAG GCTGCAGGACAGTGATAAGGACCTGCCTGGGGCATCCTCTCCTTCAGTGACTCCGAAGGTGCTGGCCAAGAG GTTGGCAAAAATGGACAATCTCTATCCCAAGGTCCTCCAGTATGGTGATACCAGAAGTTTGGGAGCTCCAGACCACTTTTCCAAGACAC ACTCCAGTGACTTCATAAACCGCCGAAAGACACATTACGATGAAGGAAAGGTCTTCGAGACTCAGAAAAGTTTTTCCTTCAATGATAATAAGCACAACAACAAAGCAGGCCGTGCCAATACGGGCAGTGGCGGTCGGGGCATGATGCTGGACCCAGAGCCCAGGCCTGTGGAGAGAGGCCGGACAGGAGGACTGGCCAGAGGAGTCAGCGATGAGATTGACCTGGTCACCGGGAACCACATCCGAGAAGCCAAGG GTGGCCATAAGACCCAGATGGACTCGGATGATTCGGCAGATCCCCCTGCCTTCAGAAATCAGTGCCGAGCTTCAGCCATCATCAGGTCAGGCCAGGAAAGTGGTCTGCGACAAGGAAAGGAGTATTACATCAAAGGAAGATACCTGaggagctccccccaccccgagctCGAGGAGGACACAGAAGATGAGCATGAGGAGCAGGACA GCTCTGCAAACTTGAGCTGGGTGATTGAGAATCCCATAAGCACTGAGGTCCGtctgctgggccacccaggaagCCCCGTTCAGGATCACAAGGCCACCAAGGACCGCCTGAAAGTGACAGTGACAAAATCGGAACCTG